A segment of the Aulosira sp. FACHB-615 genome:
TGATAAGATATCGGGCATGGGCTTGTTGTGGCTTTTGAGTTGTCGTTTGGGAAGACAATAACTCTACTACATCAGCCCTCTCTCTTCATCCTCTTATTTTGGCGAAGGTATTGGTGACTAGCTCATAATATCCAAGCGCAAGGCTCTCTAACTAGCTAGTCTATAGGATAAAATAAGGCTTTGAGATATTTCTTGATAATAACGAGGCAAAAAGATGTAGTTATATACGTTGATTTTAGTCTGATGAAAAAGGAGCTATTGTTGTTGGCAATATTAACGCTCCAATTCGCAATCTGACTAGTCCACAAATTGTCAAAATTACTTGTTCATACTTTTGAGGATTTAATCTAAATCTATCTTGAACAACTCGAAATATTTTGACGGAACGGATTCGGTGTTCAACAAATACTCGTTTGGATGAAAACTCCTTATTTTCTTTTTTTTTGCTCAATTGTTAACTTGCCATTTCTCGGTGTTTTAATTGGGGTGTCAATTAAATCTTCTCCTAGATATCCTAAATCTCCCTTAAATTTCTGTTTTGGGTCAAAGTTATCACGGTTTTCTCGGAATAAAGTTATATCACTTTTTGGCCCCGGTTCTCCTGCCACAACATCAACAATATCTCTAGCATTAGGCAAGATAATTATCTGACTTTTAAATGTATGTTTACTTGCTTTACCTGAGTAATATTCTTCTTGCTCTTTATTATCTCTAGGTCTTTCTCTCACTTGCTCATAGCTATCTACAATTAATTCATAATCTGTGAGTATTTCTTTAACTACTTGATAGTCAGATTCTTTTTTTTTACTTGTTCAATTAAACTGGATGGCAACAATTCTCTCAAGAGTGGCAACCAATAGTTAAATGTATCATTTGCTGTAGACTCGCTGACTCCAAACTGGATACCCAAAAGTTGAAAGGTTGTCATATGCCTGAGATATACTAAGGTTAAAATTATTTGTTTTTTGATAGATAGTTTTGGTTTACGACCTCCACCACCAGTAATAATTCTAACTTTCTTGGATTCTAACAACGCTTGTTTCTCATGGTGTAACTGCTCCGCATTTTGGATTAATTTTTGTAACTGTTCATACTCTATACCAATTAACCGCTTTGTTTCTTTCGGATTCTCCTCAATGTGATTCAGTATGTCACTCATATTTTAGTGTTAAAAAACTTCTCATAATGTTCTTTTACCACAAAATATACTATTTTGGAGATGTCTATTTTGTAATATATCTAACATTTAGAATTATTTGGTTTAATTTTGGGATTCCGACTCTAGAACGTCCAACAGCCTTTCCTCCACAGCTGTCAAATAAGGTCGCTTCAACTCCCCCAGAAACTTCAACACAGCTTTTGCAGCTTCCTCCAGATTCTCACCCTCCCGCAACCGCGTGATGCGATCGCATATCTCCCGCATCTGCTGGCATTCCTGGGGCAGGTAATCGAATGACTTGAGATGCTGCACCCCTACCGTAAGTTCACCATCCCAAGTTTTTACAGTGCAACTGAATTCGCCAACATGAGTCACAAGACCCCAACAGCCGCCCTTGCCCCGCAAATCAGGATTATCCTTGACTAAAATTTGGCAGACTTCACCAATTTGGTAACTGTTGGGTATTTTGGTACTCTCCATTATTCTTTGCACGACATTTTTAACAATGCGTCCTGACGGCACTTTGCCCTTGGCTTCTTGCACTGCCGTCTGCCACGCTTCTTGCTGTTATTGGGGTTCAAGCTTTGCGAGAGGGCGCACTTGTACTTCTGACGTGGGCAAAATTTGGGAACTAATAGTTCCCATTTCTTCTGCTTTCTCATTTTGGGAACTATTAGTTCCCATTTTTATATTGTCAACTATCACTGAACCAGCTATTAAATAGTTCACATGGCGGTAAGTATAGCTAAACCTATCCTTACAGTATTCCTCAAAAGTTCGATGAGTGGATCTGTACAGTCTGCGATCGCGTAACTCCGCCAGTGCCTTGCCAGCCTCAAAGAAAGCTCTTTCAACTTTGCGTTCGAGATGCAGGAGATCGCGTTGTTCATCCTCGGTTAGTTCTGGGACTTCAACGGAGGGAACGTCGATGGTTACTGAAGCTGGGTCTTCTGAGGATTCGGCAGAGGTAGATTTTTTGCGCTTTGATGGTGGGGGGTTCATGCTTCCATCTCTTTAGAATTTAGTGGTATTTGCTCAGAGTCAATCGCAGACATCAGCAGCAACTACCCCTCCGCACTCTGCACTAATCTCGGTCAAGCAATATATTTTGTAACAACATTTGGATACTTTCAAAAAAGGTACTTAGGAATCAACTATCGTAAAAAAAGTGAAACTTCAAGTGTCGTGAGTAAGAGATTTAGTAAATGCGGGATGGCTTAATTTTACTCCTACTGAGTATTAATTTATTCGGGATAGGCGCAAAAGTGGCAGCGCACACAACATCAGAAATAGTTATAGACGGACGATTAGCCCAAGTTCCTAACCCAATTATCCCCAGACAACCGGAACAACCATCTCCTCAGCCTCCATCCCCAAGCCCTGAAATTCCCCTCCAATTACCGCCATCGTTCACGCCAACTCCATCAATCTCTCCAGATATTCCCGGAACAATCATCGTCAAGGAATTTATATTTGAAGGTAATACTGCTTTTAGTGACTCACAATTAGCCGAAGTCACTAAGGATTTTAGAGATAAACCAATATCTTTCGCTCAACTGCTTCAAGCAGAAGCTCTAATCAACAAAAAATATACAGATGCAGGTTATATCAATTCGGGAGCAGTAATTCCTGAAAATCAAGACTTGTCCCCAGAAGCCGCGTTGGTGAAGATTCAGATTATTGAAGGGAGTCTGGAAGATATTGTTGTTACAGGAACAGGGCGTTTACAACCTGAATATATCCGCAGTCGGTTAGCGATCGCTACTCAACGTCCTTTAAATCAAAAAAAACTCCTCGAAGCTCTACAACTCTTACAACTCAACCCCCTAATTAAACGCATTTCCGCAGAATTATCGGCGGGTGCGCGTCCAGAGTTAAGTTTGCTCAAAGTCACGGTTCAAGAAGCGGATTCTTTCGACATTAAAGCCATAATTAATAATGGCCGTGTCCCTTCCATTGGGAGTTTTGAACGAGGTGTACAGATTCAGGAAAGAAACTTACTCGGTTTTGGGGATGGACTGGAGTTAACTTATAGAAATACTGATGGTAGCAATGCGGTGGATATTGGCTACACTATTCCCTTTAATCCCCGCAATGGCACAATTAAACTAGGGGGAGGATTTAGTCAAACTACGGTAATTGAACCACCTTTTGATGTTTTAGATATTACAGGTGACTTTAACTATTATGAACTGAGTGTACGTCAACCTGTCTTGGAATCTCCTACCCAAGAATTAGCATTAGGTTTAACCCTGTCTCTACAACGGAGTCAAACAAGGTTGCTGGGAGAAAACTTCCCTTTATCTTTGGGCGCAACCGATAACGGCGAAACAAACGTCACAGTGCTGCGATTTTTTCAAGACTGGACGCAACGCAATAATCGAGAATTATTTGCTGTGCGATCGCAATTTAGTCTGGGTATCGGGGCTTTAGGTGCAACCCTAAATGCAGAACCACCAGATGGGCGTTTTTTCTCTTGGCGGGGACAAGGACAATATGTGCGTTTACTAGCACCCAATACTCTGTGGGTAGTTCGCTCTGATTTGCAGTTTGCTTCTAGAGCCACCTTTCCTATAGAACAGTTTGCGTTAGGTGGGTTAGATAGCGTGCGGGGATATCGCCAAAATTTCTTGCTGACTGATAATGCTATTTTTGCCTCTACGGAAGTACGTTTACCAGTTTGGCGAATTCCTGAAGTACAGGGATTGTTACAGGTAGCGCCGTTTATTGATTTTGGTACGGGTTGGAATAGCTCTAATTTTGTTAATCCTGAGCCGAATACTTTGGTGGGGGCTGGTTTTGGTTTAGTGTGGACAATGGGCGATCGCTTGAATGCACGTTTCGATTGGGGGATTCCTTTGGTAGCCGTGGATGTTAACAGGCGAACATTGAATGAGAATGGTTTGTATTTTAGCCTCGATTATAATTTTTAAACGCAGAGGGGCGCTGAGGTTTACGCGGAGGGGCGCTGAGTTGTTGATTGAGGTAAGTGTGAAGTTTTTGCCTAAAATAATAAAACAGCCGTAATAATACTGATATACTTCTAGAATCGCTTGCATCTGCATTAAAGCGCAATAGGTAGTATCAGAAAATAATGGTGGTTATGGCTGATAAATTCCCGTTTTTTGTAGTAGCTCCTTTAGTTGCTTTGGGTAGTTTTTTTTGTGATGCTGCTACAGCCCAAATCACTCCCGATAGCACATTAGGGAACGAAAATTCCACCATCAGACAAGAAACAATTCAAGGAATTAACAGCGATTTGATTACCGGGGGCGCAACGAGAGGCGCGAACCTATTCCACAGCTTTTCAGAGTTCAATATTCCAGCCGGGAGAGGTGCTTATTTTGCCAATCCTCCAGCAATTCAGAACATCCTCACCCGCGTCACAGGGGGAAACCCTTCTAACATTTTAGGAACATTGGGGGTTTTAGGTAATGCCAACTTATTCTTGATTAATCCTAACGGGATTTCTTTTGGTTCTACTGCCCGATTAGATATTAAAGGTTCGTTTGTCGCCGCTACAGCAGATAGTTTAACATTTGGCAATAACTTGGAGTTTAGCGCCACAAATCCCCAAGCGCCGCCATTGTTAAATGTGAATATTCCCATTGGCTTGAGATTTCGGGAGAATACGGGAGATATTCACAATACTGGTAATTTAACAGTCGGCAAAGATTTAACCCTCCAAGCACAGAATCTCAACTTATCAGGAATAATCCAGGCGGGAGGAAACTTAACTCTCCAAGCCCAAGATACCGTGACAGTAAGGGATAGTGTAGAACAACCCTTCATTGCGGCGGCGGGAAATCAGTTATTAATTCAAGGAAATGAGTCTGTAGATATCTTCGCATTAAATCATGTTAACAGTGGTTTGTTCTCTAGTGGAGATTTGGTGTTGCGATCGGCTAACACCGTAGGCGGAGATGCACATTACTGGGGTGGTGGTAATTTTCGGATTGAGCAATTAGATGGGAGTTTAGGAAATTTATCTAGTCCGCACGATCCTATAATTCGGACAACTGGAGATGTCTTTATTGGTGCTTATCAGGGTGCGTCATTACACATAATTGCCGGGGGAAGTGTAACCATACCAGGATTTATTCTGATCACAGGTGCAGATCCACAATTTGGGTTAGTGGAAAATATCACTTTATCTAATGGACAACAAATCACTATTGATGGGAGAAATAATCCTACAGTAGATATCCGTGCAGGTGTAAATCCAGAATTTATTGGTGTCCCTTTTTTTCAGGGAAGCGGTAATGATTTATTCTTCTCTCCAACTCCTCCGCCTACACCTCCAACCAGCGCATATATTAATGTTGGCACAATTGTATTTAGTAGAAATCCCTTCGACAGCACTCAAAAGATAACCGGAGATGTTTTATTAACCAATCAATATCAACCCAATCCTAATTTATCATCTTCTCAGAATGATATAATCATTACTCCTTCTAATCTCAGTTTTGGCTTTATTCCGAATTTTGAGTCAACAGCTATAGACACTTCTTCTTTTAGTTCTGGTGGTAAAGTAATCATTGATTCAAAATCAGGAATAGGTGTTGTCGGAGGTATTAATTCTTTTGCCTTTGAACAAGATGGCAAAGGTGGGGATATTATATTTAACAGTGTTGGTGATACTTTTATAATAAATGCACGCATTGATGTTGCAAGTAGCCACGGTGGCAGTATCAATATAAAAGCTAATAATTTAACCCTCAATAATAGTTCTTTATTAGCTGGAATTAGATCAGAATTAGGTGTTGAGAATGCACAAGCAGGGGATATCAAAATTACAGTGCATGGGAATGCCACCCTAACATCAGATAGCAGTATTCAAAGCAATGTGGAATCAGGTGGACAAGGAAATGCAGGGAATATTAATTTTACGGCTGATGATTCACTCTCATTACTTGATGGAAGTTTCATTTCAACCATTGTTCGTCGTTCTACTGAACTAAGCAACGGTACTATTATCCCCGCAGGAGAAGGCAATAGCGGAAACATAACTATCAAAGCCAGTGATATAAATTTGTCCAATGTTTCTGAGGAAGGAGGTTTTCGTCCAGGAATTTTCACCTTTGTGGATCAAGGTGCAAGAGGGATAGCAGGGAATATTCAGTTGGAAGCGACTAATAACTTGACTCTGAGTAATTCGGCTTTAGTCCGTAGCACATTGGATTTCAACGCCGTTGGTAGAGCAGGTAATATCGAGATTAATGCAGGTTCACTTTCTTTTGAGAATAACGCCCTAGTGATATCTAGTACATTTGGACAAGGAGAGCCAAATACTGATTTGACGGGGAATGCTGGTAACATCAGCATCAAAGTTCAGGGGAATGCCACCCTAGTATCGGATAGTGGTATTCAAAGCAATGTGGAATCAGGTGGAAAAGGTAACGCTGGTAATATTGATTTTAGGGCTGATTCACTCTCATTACTTGATGGAAGCTTCATTTCAACCATTGTTCGTCGTTCTACTGAACCAAGCAACGGTACGATTATCCCGGCAGGAGAAGGTAATGGCGGAAACATAACGATCAAAGCCAATGATATAAATTTGTCCGGTGTTTCTGAGCAAGGAGGTTTTAGTTCGGGAATTTTCACCTTCGTTGATCAAGGTGCAAGAGGGATAGCAGGGAATATTCAGTTAGAAGCGACTAATAACTTGACTTTGAGTAATTCAGCTGTAGTCCGTAGCACATTGGATTTGAATGCCGTTGGTAGAGGCGGTAATATCGAGATTAATGCAGGTTCACTTTCTTTTGAAAATAACGCCCTAGTGATATCTAGTACATTTGGACAAGGAGAGCCAAATACTGATTTCACTGGAAATGCTGGTAACATCACGATTAATGTACAAGGAAATGCAACTTTAGTTAGTAGTGGTATTCAGAGCGACGTAGATAGAGGAGGAAAAGGTAACGCAGGTAATATTAATTTTACGGCTGATTCTATTTTTTTTAGGGATTTTAGTGCAATTACTAGTGTTGTGAGAGGATCCATAACATCTAATGGCACAGTTGTTACACCCGGTGAAGGAAATGGGGGAAATATTACAATTAAAGCTCGTGATATAACTTTGTTTGGTCTTTCTGAAGGACGACAGGGCTTTCGCAATGGTATTTCATCTAGTGTTGGTGCAGATGCAAGGGGAATAGGCGGAAATATAAAAATTGAAGTAGACAATCGTCTCACACTCAGTAATTTTATTTTGATTGATAGTATTTTAGAAAATGATGCTACTGGACGAGCAGGTAATATTGAAATTCAAGCAGGTTTGCTCTATTTAAATAATAATTCTGTAATATCGACAATTAGTCTGGGGAAAGGAGAAACAAATAGCAATGAATTAACAGGAAATGCAGGTAATATAACAATTAATGTGCAAGGAAATGCAACTTTCATTAGTAGTGGTATCGAGACTAATATTGGAGCAGGAGGTATAGGAACCGCTGGAAATATTGATTTTAAAGCAGATTCTATTTCTTTACTAGATGGTGGTTCAATTAGGAGCGTGGTATTGGGAGAACTTCTATTAGCTAATGGTACGATTGTTGCTCCCGGACAAGGAAATGGAGGCAGTATAAGAATCAAAGCGAATGAAATTAATATTGACGGGTTTTCCTCTCAAAACCTTTCACAAATTAATGCTTCTGTAGGAATAGGTACAACAGGACAAGCTGGAAGTATTGATATTGAAAGTAAGACTTTAAATGTTAAAAATGGAGCTTTTATTAGCGCAATAACGGAAGGAGAAGGAGATGCAGGTAATATTGACATCACTGCTAACAATCAAATATTCATTTCAGGAATTTTTGCTGAGGTTTTAAATATGGGTATAGGTGGAATATCAACAATTACAACCAATACTGGAGAAGCGGGTGATATTACCATAAATACGCCCATATTTAATATCTCAAATGGTGCTGGAGTTGAAGCCTTTACGCAAGGAGTAGGTAACGCTGGCAGTATTACTATTAACGCACCTCAAATAGTTGATATTGGTCAAGGTAGTAGAATAGTCGTGGAAACTTCTGGTGCAGGAAACCCTGGAGATATTAATATTAGGACAAATACTTTGAATATTGGCAAAGATGCTGAACTGAGTGCTACCGCTAGAGCAACCGCTACTAATCGTCAAGGCGGTAATATCAATCTCAACACATCCAACCTGAATATATCAGGAAGGCTTGGCATTTTTGCAGAAACTCAAGGGATATCACCCGCAGGTAATCTTACCCTAAATCCCAACAGCATTAATCCCAACCTGAATATCAACTTTACCGACAACGGTTTTATCTCTGCATCCACAACAGCAGCAGGAAACGGCGGAAATATTAACATCAGCGCCCCTGAAATCATTGATATTCAGGGAGAGGGTAGAATCATCGTTGAAACTTCAGGTAGTGGCAATGCAGGAAGGATTGATATTACCGCCCAAACCTTAAATTTAGCCAATGGTGTAGAAATCTCCGCTTCAACCAACGGAACAGGTGATGCGGGAGATATTTTGTTGACTATACAAGACAATCTGAATTTAACCAATAGCGCGATCGCCTCCAGTACCACGCCCAACTCTACAGGCGACGGTGGTAACATTATTATCGACCCCGACCAAGTTAACCTTAACAACCGCGCCCAAATCAGTGTCAACAGCCAAGGACAGGGAGACGCAGGTAGCATCTTCTTAACCGCAAATAACCTTACCCTCAACAACAATTCCACAATCTCCGCCGCTACAGCCAGTGGTGAAGGCGGTAACATCAACCTCAATATTGCCAATCTCTTGCGCCTGCGGAATAATAGCCCCATCACCGCCACCGCCAACGGCACAGGCAATGGTGGTAACATCAACATCAACACAACTTTCTTAGTTGCCAATCAAGATAGTGACATCACCGCCAATGCCTTTGCAGGTAGGGGAGGTAATATTAATATCACCACTCAAGCACTATTCTTTTCGCCTGATAGTCAAATTACCGCCAGTTCTGAACTTGGTGTTGAGGGAGTTGTAGCCATTAATACCCCTGAAATTGATCCCAGTCAAGGTTTACTCAACTTACCAGAAACCGTTGTTGATCCCAGAACTCTCATCAACCAAAATGCTTGTCAGCGAGGACGACAAAGCGAGTTTACCATCACCGGAAGGGGAGGATTGCCTTCCAGTCCTGAACAATTCCCAAATAGCGATGAAGTGGAAGTTGGTTTAGTCACCCCAAGCGAAGAATCTGTAACCCGTGTGACTTCTCCGTTACCAACTGCTGTGACTTCTGAAAAAATTGTGCCAGCCCAGGGATGGGTACGTAACGAAAAAGGTAGGATTATTCTGGTTGGCTATGATCCTAGTAATGCAAACATTCAGCGTCAAAAAACGAATTTAACTGCTTGTCAACCGCGATAAAGTTGTAATTGGAGCGATCGCACAAATTATAGTCATAGCCGGACAAGATCGCATCATTCTGATTTCAGATATGCTAAACACATAAACTGGGAATTTTCTAATTAAATTTGACAAAAAAGTGATGGGAAAATTTAAAAAAAGGCATCAGAGAAGATGGTTCTGGCAATCTTTTCGTAAAACGTTGATTTTAGCAGTTTTTGTCTGTGTTCTCTCCATAGCAGTTCCCTCTATTGTTGCTCAAATTTTTCCATCAAGAGCGATCGCTCAATCTCCCCAAAATCCCTTAGACCTAATTAAACAAGCTAATCGACTTTATCAATCAGGAAACTTTACCGCAGCAGTTCAAATTTGGCAACAGGCGGCGATCGCTTTTGCATCGCAAAAAAATTACCTCAATCAAGCAATGGCTTTGAGTAATCTTTCCCTCACCTATCAGCAACTAGGTAAGTGGAATGAGGCCAAAACAGCCATCATTCAAAGTTTACAACTATTGAAAACTCTGGAAACAACTACTGCACAACAACGCATATATGCCCAAACTCTGGATATTCAAGGACAGTTAGAACAAAAAATTGGACAATCCCAAGCAGCTTTAGAAACTTGGCAAGAATCCGCTAAAATCTATGTAGTACTCAGTGATCAACCTAGTGCAGCAATTAGCGAAATTAACCAAGCACAGGCATTACAAGATTTGGGTTTGTATCCTAGAGCCTGTCAGACTTTACTTCAAGCTTTAGGTTTTAATGTTCAAAGATGTGAACTCTCAACCGCACAGATAAATTCCCTCAAACAAAAACTCCTAGAAAATAAACCAGATAAACTCCAGGAAGCCCAAGGGCGAGGATTGCGGAGTTTGGGT
Coding sequences within it:
- a CDS encoding transposase family protein — translated: MSKKKENKEFSSKRVFVEHRIRSVKIFRVVQDRFRLNPQKYEQVILTICGLVRLRIGALILPTTIAPFSSD
- a CDS encoding transposase family protein translates to MRERPRDNKEQEEYYSGKASKHTFKSQIIILPNARDIVDVVAGEPGPKSDITLFRENRDNFDPKQKFKGDLGYLGEDLIDTPIKTPRNGKLTIEQKKRK
- a CDS encoding transposase family protein; this translates as MSDILNHIEENPKETKRLIGIEYEQLQKLIQNAEQLHHEKQALLESKKVRIITGGGGRKPKLSIKKQIILTLVYLRHMTTFQLLGIQFGVSESTANDTFNYWLPLLRELLPSSLIEQVKKKNLTIK
- a CDS encoding ShlB/FhaC/HecB family hemolysin secretion/activation protein, translated to MRDGLILLLLSINLFGIGAKVAAHTTSEIVIDGRLAQVPNPIIPRQPEQPSPQPPSPSPEIPLQLPPSFTPTPSISPDIPGTIIVKEFIFEGNTAFSDSQLAEVTKDFRDKPISFAQLLQAEALINKKYTDAGYINSGAVIPENQDLSPEAALVKIQIIEGSLEDIVVTGTGRLQPEYIRSRLAIATQRPLNQKKLLEALQLLQLNPLIKRISAELSAGARPELSLLKVTVQEADSFDIKAIINNGRVPSIGSFERGVQIQERNLLGFGDGLELTYRNTDGSNAVDIGYTIPFNPRNGTIKLGGGFSQTTVIEPPFDVLDITGDFNYYELSVRQPVLESPTQELALGLTLSLQRSQTRLLGENFPLSLGATDNGETNVTVLRFFQDWTQRNNRELFAVRSQFSLGIGALGATLNAEPPDGRFFSWRGQGQYVRLLAPNTLWVVRSDLQFASRATFPIEQFALGGLDSVRGYRQNFLLTDNAIFASTEVRLPVWRIPEVQGLLQVAPFIDFGTGWNSSNFVNPEPNTLVGAGFGLVWTMGDRLNARFDWGIPLVAVDVNRRTLNENGLYFSLDYNF
- a CDS encoding filamentous hemagglutinin N-terminal domain-containing protein, whose translation is MADKFPFFVVAPLVALGSFFCDAATAQITPDSTLGNENSTIRQETIQGINSDLITGGATRGANLFHSFSEFNIPAGRGAYFANPPAIQNILTRVTGGNPSNILGTLGVLGNANLFLINPNGISFGSTARLDIKGSFVAATADSLTFGNNLEFSATNPQAPPLLNVNIPIGLRFRENTGDIHNTGNLTVGKDLTLQAQNLNLSGIIQAGGNLTLQAQDTVTVRDSVEQPFIAAAGNQLLIQGNESVDIFALNHVNSGLFSSGDLVLRSANTVGGDAHYWGGGNFRIEQLDGSLGNLSSPHDPIIRTTGDVFIGAYQGASLHIIAGGSVTIPGFILITGADPQFGLVENITLSNGQQITIDGRNNPTVDIRAGVNPEFIGVPFFQGSGNDLFFSPTPPPTPPTSAYINVGTIVFSRNPFDSTQKITGDVLLTNQYQPNPNLSSSQNDIIITPSNLSFGFIPNFESTAIDTSSFSSGGKVIIDSKSGIGVVGGINSFAFEQDGKGGDIIFNSVGDTFIINARIDVASSHGGSINIKANNLTLNNSSLLAGIRSELGVENAQAGDIKITVHGNATLTSDSSIQSNVESGGQGNAGNINFTADDSLSLLDGSFISTIVRRSTELSNGTIIPAGEGNSGNITIKASDINLSNVSEEGGFRPGIFTFVDQGARGIAGNIQLEATNNLTLSNSALVRSTLDFNAVGRAGNIEINAGSLSFENNALVISSTFGQGEPNTDLTGNAGNISIKVQGNATLVSDSGIQSNVESGGKGNAGNIDFRADSLSLLDGSFISTIVRRSTEPSNGTIIPAGEGNGGNITIKANDINLSGVSEQGGFSSGIFTFVDQGARGIAGNIQLEATNNLTLSNSAVVRSTLDLNAVGRGGNIEINAGSLSFENNALVISSTFGQGEPNTDFTGNAGNITINVQGNATLVSSGIQSDVDRGGKGNAGNINFTADSIFFRDFSAITSVVRGSITSNGTVVTPGEGNGGNITIKARDITLFGLSEGRQGFRNGISSSVGADARGIGGNIKIEVDNRLTLSNFILIDSILENDATGRAGNIEIQAGLLYLNNNSVISTISLGKGETNSNELTGNAGNITINVQGNATFISSGIETNIGAGGIGTAGNIDFKADSISLLDGGSIRSVVLGELLLANGTIVAPGQGNGGSIRIKANEINIDGFSSQNLSQINASVGIGTTGQAGSIDIESKTLNVKNGAFISAITEGEGDAGNIDITANNQIFISGIFAEVLNMGIGGISTITTNTGEAGDITINTPIFNISNGAGVEAFTQGVGNAGSITINAPQIVDIGQGSRIVVETSGAGNPGDINIRTNTLNIGKDAELSATARATATNRQGGNINLNTSNLNISGRLGIFAETQGISPAGNLTLNPNSINPNLNINFTDNGFISASTTAAGNGGNINISAPEIIDIQGEGRIIVETSGSGNAGRIDITAQTLNLANGVEISASTNGTGDAGDILLTIQDNLNLTNSAIASSTTPNSTGDGGNIIIDPDQVNLNNRAQISVNSQGQGDAGSIFLTANNLTLNNNSTISAATASGEGGNINLNIANLLRLRNNSPITATANGTGNGGNININTTFLVANQDSDITANAFAGRGGNINITTQALFFSPDSQITASSELGVEGVVAINTPEIDPSQGLLNLPETVVDPRTLINQNACQRGRQSEFTITGRGGLPSSPEQFPNSDEVEVGLVTPSEESVTRVTSPLPTAVTSEKIVPAQGWVRNEKGRIILVGYDPSNANIQRQKTNLTACQPR